One region of Populus trichocarpa isolate Nisqually-1 chromosome 4, P.trichocarpa_v4.1, whole genome shotgun sequence genomic DNA includes:
- the LOC7458546 gene encoding homeobox-leucine zipper protein MERISTEM L1, with the protein MFQANMFEGHHMFDMASKSSENDSSKLKDDDYETKSGTETMEAQSGDDQDPSEQHPKKKRYHRHTQRQIQDMEAFFKECPHPDDKQRKELSRELGLEPLQVKFWFQNKRTQMKAQHERSENSILKAENERLRVENNRYKEALRNASCPNCGGPAALGEMSFDEQHLRIENVRLREEIDRISGIAAKYVGKPLSSLSNLSPHLPSRSLDLGVSNFGAQSGFVGEMFGATDLLRSVTGPTEADKSMIVEIAVAAMEELMRIAQAGEPLWIQGENNTEMLNEEEYLRTFTRGIGPKPLGMRSEASRESAVVIMNHVNLVEILMDANQWSTIFCGIVSRAMTLEVLSTGVAGNYNGALQVMTAEFQVPSPIVPTRENYFVRYCKQHTDGTWAVVDVSLDSLRPSLLSKCRRRPSGCLIQELPNGYSKVVWVEHIEVDDRSVQNIYRPLVNSGLAFGAKRWVGTLDRQCERLASSMAINIPSGDLCVITTAEGRKSMLKLAERMVMSFCTGVGASTAHAWTTLSATGSDDVRVMTRKSMDDPGRPPGIVLSAATSFWIPVQSKRMFDFLRDENHRSEWDILSNGGEVQEMAHIANGRDPGNCVSLLRVNSANSSQSNMLILQESCTDSTGSYVIYAPVDISAMNIVLSGGDPDYVALLPSGFAILPDGPGYGSAGILDVGSGGSLLTVAFQILVDSVPTAKLSLGSVATVNSLIKCTVERIKAAVMCDNA; encoded by the exons ATGTTCCAAGCAAATATGTTTGAGGGCCATCACATGTTTGATATGGCTTCCAAAAGCTCTGAAAATGACTCGAGCAAGCTCAAAGATGATGACTATGAGACCAAATCGGGCACCGAAACTATGGAAGCTCAGTCCGGTGATGACCAAGATCCCAGTGAACAACACCCCAAAAAGAAGCGTTATCATCGCCATACACAGCGTCAAATCCAGGACATGGAAGC TTTCTTCAAGGAATGCCCTCATCCTGACGACAAACAACGGAAGGAGCTCAGCCGTGAGCTAGGTTTAGAGCCATTGCAAGTCAAATTTTGGTTCCAAAACAAGCGCACTCAAATGAAG GCTCAACATGAACGCAGTGAGAATTCAATTCTTAAGGCTGAGAATGAAAGACTTCGTGTGGAGAACAATAGATACAAGGAAGCCCTACGTAATGCTTCATGCCCTAACTGTGGGGGTCCAGCTGCTCTTGGTGAGATGTCTTTTGATGAGCAGCATTTGAGGATTGAGAATGTTCGTCTAAGAGAAGAG ATTGACAGGATTTCTGGAATTGCTGCCAAGTATGTTGGCAAGCCTTTGTCTTCTCTTTCCAACCTTTCTCCTCATTTACCGTCCCGGTCTCTTGATCTCGGAGTTAGCAATTTTGGGGCACAGTCGGGTTTCGTAGGGGAGATGTTTGGAGCTACTGATCTTCTTAGATCAGTCACTGGACCTACTGAGGCAGACAAATCAATGATAGTTGAAATCGCGGTTGCAGCAATGGAGGAACTAATGAGAATAGCTCAGGCTGGAGAACCCTTGTGGATTCAAGGAGAGAACAATACTGAGATGCTCAATGAAGAGGAATATTTGAGAACTTTCACTAGGGGAATTGGACCAAAACCTTTAGGAATGAGATCTGAAGCTTCAAGGGAATCCGCAGTTGTTATCATGAATCATGTTAATCTTGTTGAGATTCTTATGGACGCG AATCAATGGTCAACTATTTTCTGTGGTATTGTATCAAGAGCAATGACCCTGGAAGTCCTATCAACAGGAGTGGCAGGGAACTATAATGGAGCATTACAAGTG ATGACAGCTGAGTTTCAAGTACCTTCCCCAATTGTTCCTACACGAGAAAATTACTTTGTGAGGTACTGCAAACAGCATACCGATGGGACTTGGGCAGTGGTAGATGTTTCCTTGGACAGTTTACGCCCTAGTCTGCTGTCGAAATGTAGAAGAAGGCCATCAGGTTGCTTGATCCAAGAATTGCCAAATGGTTATTCAAAG GTCGTCTGGGTTGAACACATTGAAGTGGATGATAGATctgttcaaaatatatacagACCACTAGTCAACTCTGGTCTTGCTTTTGGAGCAAAACGTTGGGTGGGAACACTTGATCGACAATGCGAACGTCTTGCAAGCTCCATGGCCATTAACATTCCATCTGGAGATCTCTGTG TGATAACAACCGCTGAAGGGAGGAAAAGTATGCTGAAGCTGGCCGAGAGAATGGTGATGAGTTTTTGCACTGGAGTTGGTGCTTCTACTGCACATGCATGGACGACATTGTCCGCAACTGGTTCTGATGATGTGAGAGTAATGACCAGAAAGAGTATGGATGATCCAGGCAGGCCTCCTGGTATTGTGCTTAGTGCTGCCACTTCCTTCTGGATTCCAGTTCAATCCAAGAGGATGTTTGATTTCCTTAGGGATGAGAATCATCGAAGTGAG TGGGATATCCTTTCGAACGGCGGCGAAGTTCAAGAAATGGCTCATATAGCTAATGGACGTGATCCTGGAAATTGCGTCTCTTTACTCCGTGTCAAT AGCGCAAATTCAAGCCAGAGCAACATGCTGATATTGCAAGAGAGCTGCACTGATTCTACAGGCTCATATGTTATTTATGCACCAGTGGACATTTCGGCCATGAACATAGTCCTAAGCGGTGGAGACCCAGATTATGTTGCCCTGCTTCCATCAGGTTTTGCTATACTCCCTGATGGACCAGGATATGGCTCTGCAGGAATTCTTGATGTTGGGTCCGGTGGCTCTCTACTGACTGTTGCATTTCAGATATTAGTTGATTCAGTCCCAACAGCAAAACTTTCGCTCGGATCAGTAGCAACTGTAAACAGTCTAATTAAGTGCACAGTTGAAAGGATTAAGGCTGCAGTAATGTGTGACAATGCCTGA